In Akkermansia muciniphila, one DNA window encodes the following:
- the pth gene encoding aminoacyl-tRNA hydrolase, with protein sequence MDVPVKMIVGLGNPGRTYEDTRHNAGFMVLDRLAARWGAAFKADRQRKCEAAAGPGVLLVKPSTFMNESGLCVGPMMRFFKLDPRSVFVIHDEVDFPLGVMKLREKGSAGGHNGMKSLIAHMGTQEFPRLRFGIGQPRGKGEMTGHVLGKFRPEERELLDVTLAKAADAVLYAMEHGITRAGNIFNAVQG encoded by the coding sequence GTGGACGTACCCGTTAAAATGATCGTGGGCCTGGGCAACCCGGGCAGAACCTATGAAGACACCCGCCATAACGCGGGGTTCATGGTGCTTGACCGCCTGGCCGCCCGGTGGGGCGCCGCGTTCAAGGCGGACAGGCAGCGCAAGTGCGAGGCGGCGGCCGGCCCCGGCGTTCTGCTGGTGAAGCCCTCCACATTCATGAATGAATCCGGCCTGTGCGTGGGCCCCATGATGCGGTTCTTCAAACTGGACCCCCGCAGCGTGTTCGTCATCCATGATGAAGTGGATTTCCCCCTGGGCGTGATGAAACTGCGGGAAAAAGGCTCCGCAGGCGGCCATAACGGCATGAAATCCCTCATCGCCCACATGGGCACCCAGGAATTCCCGCGCCTCCGTTTCGGCATCGGCCAGCCCCGGGGCAAAGGGGAAATGACAGGGCACGTGCTGGGCAAGTTCCGCCCGGAGGAACGCGAGCTTCTGGACGTGACGCTTGCCAAGGCGGCGGACGCCGTCCTGTACGCCATGGAACACGGCATCACCAGGGCAGGCAACATTTTCAACGCCGTTCAAGGCTGA
- a CDS encoding DUF58 domain-containing protein, with the protein MKYLNHNLLSRLGNLPLEARHSMTGNVSGRHRSASRGSSVEFAEYRKYVAGDDTRRLDWKAYARSDRYYIKEFEADTNLRAYIVMDLSGSMNYHPEQVETKYMRACRLAANLAYIAIRQGDAVGLSFARQTKDGATLHIPASRRPAHLNVLISQMDTHYPKGETVLPDTLHELAERVGRRALVLIFSDLFTDTAELKNALRHLHFRKHDVAVFHLVDQQEIDFDFDRPIRFVDMEGGGSLITEPDLIADEYRAIVANYLEETRRICTDINADYRLVRTGDSLEDVLTGFLMGRQKKKTAG; encoded by the coding sequence ATGAAATACCTGAATCACAACCTGCTCAGCCGCCTGGGGAACCTTCCCCTGGAAGCGCGCCACAGCATGACGGGGAACGTATCCGGCCGCCACAGAAGCGCCAGCCGCGGCTCCTCCGTGGAGTTTGCGGAGTACCGCAAATACGTGGCCGGAGACGATACGCGCCGTCTGGACTGGAAAGCGTATGCCCGGTCGGACAGGTATTACATCAAGGAGTTTGAAGCGGATACCAACCTGCGCGCCTACATCGTCATGGATCTTTCCGGCTCCATGAATTATCATCCGGAGCAGGTGGAAACCAAGTACATGCGCGCGTGCAGGCTGGCGGCCAACCTGGCTTACATCGCCATCCGGCAGGGAGACGCCGTGGGGCTGAGTTTTGCCCGGCAGACGAAGGACGGCGCCACGCTGCACATCCCCGCCTCCCGCCGCCCCGCCCACCTGAACGTGCTCATCAGCCAGATGGACACGCATTACCCTAAAGGGGAAACCGTCCTTCCCGATACCCTGCATGAACTGGCGGAACGCGTCGGCCGCCGCGCCCTGGTGCTGATTTTTTCAGACCTGTTCACAGATACGGCGGAGCTTAAAAACGCCCTCCGCCACCTCCATTTCCGCAAGCATGACGTCGCCGTCTTCCATCTGGTGGACCAGCAGGAAATAGATTTTGACTTTGACCGCCCCATCCGCTTCGTGGACATGGAAGGCGGCGGCTCCCTGATTACGGAGCCGGACCTTATCGCGGACGAGTACCGGGCGATCGTGGCCAATTATCTGGAGGAAACGCGCCGGATCTGCACGGATATCAACGCGGACTACCGCCTGGTCAGAACCGGAGATTCCCTGGAAGACGTGCTGACCGGCTTCCTGATGGGACGGCAGAAAAAGAAAACGGCCGGATAA
- a CDS encoding AAA family ATPase — translation MEPATPTLPDDDVAAIDRLGAIYKELSSELSKMIIGQQRVVELLSIALFSRGHALLMGVPGLAKTLLVSSVAKTLDLSFNRIQFTPDLMPADITGTDIIQDDSAGGKRQFEFIKGPVFANIVLADEINRAPAKTQSALLEAMQERRVTVMGRTFTLLPPFFVLATQNPIEQEGTYPLPEAQLDRFMFLIEVDYPTEEEEMRIARETTGTRSEELRHILSGEEILFYQDLVRRVPVPEHIYEYAVKLVRATRPTLATSPEWVKQYVAWGAGPRAVQFLILGAKTRAALQGSYIVRREDIDAIVEPVLMHRVVTNFAAESQGITPRKAVARLAAEI, via the coding sequence ATGGAACCCGCCACCCCCACTCTGCCCGACGACGACGTAGCCGCCATTGACCGCCTCGGCGCCATTTACAAGGAGCTTTCCTCGGAATTGAGCAAAATGATCATTGGCCAGCAGCGCGTCGTGGAGCTGCTGAGCATCGCCCTGTTTTCCCGCGGCCATGCCCTCCTGATGGGCGTTCCGGGCCTGGCGAAGACGCTGCTGGTCAGCTCCGTGGCAAAAACGCTGGACCTCAGTTTCAACCGCATCCAGTTCACGCCGGACCTGATGCCCGCGGACATTACCGGCACGGACATCATTCAGGACGATTCCGCCGGCGGCAAGCGCCAGTTCGAGTTCATCAAGGGCCCCGTGTTCGCCAACATCGTGCTGGCGGACGAAATCAACCGCGCCCCCGCCAAAACCCAGTCCGCCCTGCTGGAGGCCATGCAGGAGCGCCGCGTCACCGTCATGGGCCGCACCTTCACCCTGCTGCCTCCCTTCTTCGTGCTCGCCACCCAGAACCCCATTGAGCAGGAAGGCACCTACCCCCTGCCGGAAGCCCAGCTGGACCGCTTCATGTTCCTGATTGAAGTGGATTACCCCACGGAGGAGGAGGAAATGCGCATCGCCCGGGAAACCACCGGAACCCGGAGCGAGGAGCTCAGGCACATCCTTTCCGGGGAGGAAATCCTCTTTTACCAGGATCTGGTGCGCCGCGTTCCCGTTCCGGAGCATATTTACGAGTATGCCGTGAAACTGGTGCGCGCCACCCGCCCCACCCTGGCAACTTCCCCGGAATGGGTAAAGCAGTATGTGGCCTGGGGCGCAGGCCCCCGCGCCGTCCAGTTCCTGATTCTCGGGGCCAAGACCCGCGCCGCTCTCCAGGGCAGCTACATCGTCCGCAGGGAAGACATAGACGCCATTGTGGAACCCGTGCTGATGCACCGCGTGGTCACCAACTTCGCCGCGGAATCCCAGGGCATCACGCCCCGTAAGGCCGTGGCGCGCCTGGCGGCGGAAATCTGA